The genomic stretch GGGTCTGCTCCAGACCACTGAGTTAGCAACACTAATAGGTTGGGGCCCTGCCTCCAGGCTCCTTTGTCTTACAAAAGGTGGGGGTGCCAGTGACTCCCCAAAAGGGAAGCCCTGGGGCTGAAGCTTGAGGGGAAAGGACCTCCCCATTATGGACTCTGTGACCAAGGAGAGGGAGTTGGGAATAGTCTAATCTGCCCTAGAATCTTGGAAAGGGCTCATGGGACTGTgggctggtgaagcctataggcCCTTCTCCTAAAGCAAGTTTCAAGTGTCCCAGAATTCACCTCTGGCTTTACAAGGAGGGACAGAAAGCTCCCAAGAGTTCAAGTCAGACCATGGAGGACAATAAGAACAAATCAACCAGGAGGGTGACAGTAATGACAACAGTGATAGCAACAGGACCCATTCCGAGGCCCTGAAGATGATTTCCAGAGCCCACATCTCATCAGAGCCTCAGGTGGCTCTGGGAAATGTGGCTGGCAGGTATGGCCTGAGAGCTGGGTGCAAGAGGAAAGCCAGGAATGACaagagggaggatgggagaagggaCAGGCCCCGCAGAGGGATGGACGGAATGGTGACAGTTGCTGTTAGCGAGATGTCAGACGATGGCTCGCTCAGCCGTCCTCAGGTCCTGCTGCATGACCCTTGTGGTCACCGGGGATCTCTAAAGGCCCCAGAGAACAGAAGAGGAGCCACAGGCCCAGAGAAGGACACCCGTTGCCCTGGTTttccaaaaaaagggaagaggacgaTCGATGTCTATGAATGACAGACCAGTGACCTTGGCCTCAAGCCCAAACATAATGTGGAGAGCAGTGGGAAGGGGCCATTGGGAAGAACTTAGCAAAGAGGAAGAGGCCCCAGAGAGCCAGCCCACAGCCAGGCTGACCTGCTGGGCAGGCCAGGGAGATGCTACCAAgattttccaaagatctgagcaAAGCACTTGATAAGGCTCTTGAGCTGTCCTGGGGGAGACGGTCTGGGGCCTGCCCTCAGCCCTGCGTTCGCCAACATATTTATCGGTGCTGTGGATGAAGGCAGAGGGCAGAAGACCCCCAGATGTAGGTCCTGTCTCCACCCTATCAGCAGATCCCATCAGAAACCCTGCTTACCCACACCTTGACAAGCTGGCCTGTGTGGGGAAGAGACTGGACATTGTCCTAGGGGACAGGCTGCCAGACTCAGGTGGGCGGGGGGGTGGTCCAGCCTCGCTGTGCTGCAGGAGCAGGGGCCAGGAGAGGCCGACTGTAGCTTGATGTGTCAGCAGCTGCTGAGGGGCTCCCCCTCATGGCAGGCCTCTGATCCAAGTTGAGACATAGGACTAATGGGTGGAGGAGTGagcttttagaaaaggaagctgcgACTACCCAGAGGTGCCTGTGCAGTGTCACAAAACTGTAGGCCAGGGCGATAttgcaaagaacaacaaaacattttctaAGCTAATgcctattattctttcttttcttttttttttttggtgaggcaattggtgttaagcgacttgcccagggtcacacagctagtcagtgtcaggtgtctgaggctggatttgaactcaggtcctcctgaatccagggccagtgttccatccactgtgccacctagccgccccctaatgcCTATTATTCTTTTGGAAAAGACTGAGGGTTGTGAGctaggccagaggtgtcaaaGCCAGGGTCTCCATAAGTGTGGCCCACTTCTGTGTGATTGGGAAACACTGAAggacataaagaaaaatatgagggAACGGATGATGTGAACAttgggttttctaagtcaacagaCCCACAGGAGTCACTGGGGAAATGGTCTCCAGGAGGTGCCCCGGGTATTCGCGTCTAGCCCAGTGGTGAAATCTGGGCTAATCACCTTAGAGGCGGAGGggacctccttttacagatggggagactgaggcccgGAGAGAGGCAGggcttacccaggatcacaccagAGAGAGGTGGTAGAAGTgggtttgaacccatgtccttggATGCCAAATCTCAGTATCACTGGAGTCTGGGACATTGTTGCTTATCTATCATAAGTGGGGTTGGCGGCGCAGAGGCAGAGACAACAGATGGGAGAGAGAGGCAGGGCCTAAGAGTGGGTCtggctgtgtgtatatgtggggtgTATACGCGTGTATCTGTATATGCATGTGGGTAAGTGCACGCGTCAGTGTGTATGCATGCAAGTACGTGTGTGAATATGTGTGAATATGgctgtatgcatgtgtgtatgcatgtgcatttaTGTCTGAGTGTGCgatgcatgtttgtatgtgtatatgtatgtgtatgaatgtggATGCACATGTATACTACATATaaaagtatacatgtatatgtgtgaatatgtgtgaATGTGgctgtatgcatgtgtgtatgcatgtgcatttgTGTCTGAGTGTGCgatgcatgtttgtatgtgtatatgtgtgtgtatgaatgtggaTGCACGTGTATACAGCATATAAAAGtatacgtgtatatgtgtatttatatgtatgtggatgtgtatgcatgtacctatatgtgtgtacatatggatAGGTATGAGTATGCATACGTGTGCCTATGTAAGTGTATGTGTGACTATACACACGCgtttgtgtttatgtatgtgtgcatgtgtacatgtgtgtaggGGCCAGATCCAATGAATACAAAGGGAGAAGCTGAGAGACCGAGGCTCCCTGCTAAGCCAGTGGGCTGACTGAGGTCTGGGCTCTCCTGCCTGGGGTGCTCAGGTAGGGGAGCATGGGTAGCGGGCCAGGGGAAGCTCTGGGAGCTCGTGGTGGGGACCTGGTTCCTGAGCTTCCTCAGTCAAGCACAACTGAGGCTCCgggccctgctcccctccccaccttttgcTCGTAGGCCCGGGTGCGGGGCTGGCACCCGCCTCGGGGCCCCCCTCCTCAGGGGCCCATACCAGCATCAACGTTGATTCCACGTTCAAAGGCAGCAAAGAAGTGCTCCCCCTCAAACAGCTCCACAGTGTCAGAGGGCTCGGGGCCGCGGTACCGCGGCTGCAGCCTCTTCAAGGTGGGCTCCACCTAGGGGGGACACCTGGGGTCAGGGAGCCCCTGCTGACAGCTGGGCCCcagccccttccccatccccctcctcaCCTTCTTTCCGGGCAGGCACTGCAGCAGCACCTGCTCTGGATCCCGCCGCCTCTGCAGGGCGATGAAGTTCACCCGGTACAGACGCAGGCGATCGTAGACCTTGCGGGCCAGGCCTTCCACACAGCTCTTGGTGGTGTACCAGAGCCAGTACCTGAGGTCAAGGGGCTGGGGTCACAGCTGCTCTGGAGGGGCAGGAGCTGAAATAGCCTTTAAGGGAGGAGGCAAGGCAGAGGGTGGGGGGCGAGAGATGACAGACAGAAGCATGGGCAGAAGATGTAGAGGGTCTGGCACCCAGAGCCCTGGGCATGAGGGAGAAACACAGCAGACAGAGCTatcaggggcgggggggggggcggagagtgGTGAGGGATGGCACACAGAGGTTTTCCCTAGCAGGAGAGAAGGCTGGAAGACGAGGCCTGGGCTGAATaggctcccccaccccccatcccaggCACCACACACTAACCAGGAAAAGTGTGTGACCTGGAAGCGGGCATACAGGTGTGTGagctccagagccacctgggctGTGATGTCATCCCAAGCTGGCAGCTGAGGATCCCCATGCAGAAGGTGCAGATGGGTACGGTCCAGGCTCGGGCCTGAGGGGAGGGCAAACAGGGCATCTGGGCTGACCTGGCCCATGCCCCAcagttccctccctcctctagaACCACACCTGGAACTTGGCTCTCGAAGCTGGAAAGTCTGAAGTGGAACGTGGTGGGTCAAGagcagagcccccccccccccgccaagggCCCACGCTCACCTGTGATGCCTCGGGGCAGGGGCAGCTGGACAGTGACGGGCCCCAGGAAGTTGTGGGCACTGTCCTGGGACAGGCAGAGCAGGGGGCTGACAGCAGCCTCAGTATCTCCCCCCAGAGCCCAGTCTGACACCATGACCACCTGCAGAAGAGAGGACCGGAGAGCTGGCGGTGGGGAGCACAGGCTCTCTGCCCTCGCCCGGGGGGCCCGGCCCCTCCTTTCGGTGTACCTGCATGCGGATGTGCCGAGGCTCAGCAGTGACCCCAGCTGGGAAGATGACCTTGACCCTGGGGTCACCTGAGGAGCAGAGAAGCGCCCCTTCCCGAGGCACACGGCAGCTATCCTCCACGGGACGCGAGACCACCAGGAACCAGGAGAAATGAGGCACTCTGCAGCTGGCCCAGAGCCGCTGCAGGGCAGGGAGAGCCGGGGTCAGCTGTCAGCCGCAGCCCGGTGcgctctccccacctcccccaccggTGCCCCCTGACCTTGggctcttcttctttctccaagtGCGTGTCCAGGTCCTCCCAGGTTTGGCCACTCCGGGTCCTGACTACAACCTGGCAGCCACGGCGGGCACGAGGGGGCACAAAAGGCAGCCACAAGTGCACTTCCTGTCATAACACAGGGCCCTTCTAGGGTTTCTGCAGGTCTTTTACACACAGggcccctcctcctcccaggAACACAGGTCTCCCGACCTTTGGCATCACCCCCAGCCCCAAACCTGTTGGAAGGGGGTCCCATGGGGCCGCAGCTCCAGGACAGCACTGAGCAGGGCATCATGGGGGCCCAGCCAGACGAGGCGAGGCTCCGGGGTCAGCTGCTGGTAGTGGacggtggtgggggtgggggtggcaccCGGGGGAAAGAGCATGCGGACCCCACAGGCCAGGGCCACGGAGCACCCACGGGAGGTCACTGTGAAACTGTGGAGCCAGAGGCAAGAGATGCTGGCCTCAAGGGGAAGGCAGGGccccttcctccaccccaccccagcccaccTCTCCCATCCCACCTGTCTGCGTCGGAGGCCAGCAGCACTCTGGGCACGTCACGGGCAGGGCTCTCCCCTGTGTCGAGTAATGGCACCTGTGAGTGGAGCAgggctcctccccctcccctcctccccattcctCCTGTCCCCCTCTTGGGATCTGCCCCCACCTGGGGGTGCTGCAGGGGTGGGCTCAGGCACCCCCAAGGGGTTCCCCTGCAGCCGCACGAAGGGGGCCTCCTGGATCTCTCGGGGCACAGCTCGAAGCCTGTTGTCTCTCAGGTCAAGCTGGGTGAGGAGCGGGAGACTGGCGAGGCTGGGAGGGACGGAGTCCAAGAGGTTGCTGTGTAGGAAGAGCAGGCGCAGGGACTGGAGATTGGCTGTGGAGAGGTGGGGAGGCAATCCGTGGGAGGCCAGACTTCTTCGAGGCCCCCTACAATCCTGTCCCAGCCAGGGGCCTCTCTGAACCCCCACTACCCGGGCGGGTCTGGCACGGCCAGCCAGACATCATCACCTGTGTCCCCTCCCCTAATTCTCCTTTCCCATCTGGTGGGATCAGTGAGGGGGCAGCAGAAGAGGCTCACCAGAAGGTGAGGAGGCTGACTCAGGAAGCCCTCCTGGAGGAGGTGGGCTTTAAGCTGTGTCCCAAAGGAGGGGATGGAAGCTGGGGGCAAGGGACAGGATTGCCCCTAAAGGGttgttttccctccctctcttgcctCTGTCTGGGTGTCCAGGAGGCTGTGCACACAGGCAAGGATGTGGATGGGCTGGGGGCTCCTTTGCTCTCACccatggagtcagggagactctgGAGGCGGTTGGAGGCCAAGTTGAGCTCAGTGAGGCTGCTCAGAGCCCCGATCTCTTCCGGCACGGCatccaggcagttttcagacaggTCCAGCCGCTGCAGGGCAGTCAGCTGGGCCATGCCCGTTGGCAAAGTCTGCAGGCAGTTGTTTGAGACGGAGAGGAAGGTGAGGGCATGAAGGGCCCCCAGGGACTCAGGGAGCCTCTGGAGCAGGTTGTGGCTGAGCAGGAGGGCATCCAGCCCAGTCATCTGGGGGATACAGGCTGGCAGCACCTTTAGGTTGTTGAAGCTGAGATCCAGGTGGACAAGGTGGGCCAGGTCACTCAGGCAGGGGGGCAGCGTGCTCAGGGAGCCGCGGAGGTAAGAGCCCCGATCGTCACGGCGGTGCCCACCTGAGTTGGGTGCAGAGCGTGGGGGGTGGGTCAGGGGGGAGCCCCAGGGGTCCTTTAGGAGTCGGGCCAAGAGCAATGGGGGACAGGACAGAGAGATGCCCACAGGGAGGTGACAGGGAGACAGCCACGGCCCGCCTGCTGGCCCTAGCCTGTGGTCCCGCCTCTGACAGCCTCCCCCATCCTCCTCTGGGGGCTCCCAGCTCACCTTTGAGGACCAGAGAGCAGAGGCTCCGCAGGCGGGGGATGACAGCCAGCGCAGCCCCGACCAGCTCCTCGTTGCAGTTCAGCCGGAGGAACCGAACCTGCTGCAGCTGTGAGCCCTGCTCTCGGAGCAGGCGCAGCAAGAGGCCGCAGCCCCCAGGGTATAGGTCCAGGCTTAGCCTGTCGCTGGCCAGAAGGGAGCTGGGGTCCAGGGCGGCGGCCACTGCGTCTTCAGCATCCTTCTCCacatcttctttctcctcctcctcctccttctcctgggCCTCCACCTGATGCCTAGTGGTGTGGGCATGTTTCAGCGTGCCTGGAAGGCGGGCAGAGGCAGGGCTTGGGGTCTCCAGGGGGATGGCTGTTTGGAAGAAGGGAATAAGTGAGGAcagagggaggagacagagaaaggagagagaagacagaaagagaagagagaaagccaacagagactgagagaggcgAGAGATGGAGACACAGAGGCCAGGAGACAGGCAGAGCGGATGTGGATGTTGAGAGAGAaggcaaagacagaaagaaatggaggcagagagatggtctctgtttctctcctttctctgtccctctttctacttgagagacagagatggaaagaaaggcagagaaagggaaaagggtcagaaagaagcagaggagagagaagaaacagaaagaggtagagagagaaaaagggggagggagatggagagagagatgggggaagggagaggagagggggagaaacgagggaagggagaggagaaaaagaacaggagagaaaggaggggagggagaagggggaggcagtaaaggagacagagatggagggacagaggaagtaacagaggagacaggaagacagtagaaaatagagacagagaaaggagagacagaggcagacagctACAGAGAGACTCAGAAAGGagacaggagaaagaagagagagagcaagagaaaaagaagtagaaacaaagagaaagaaggaagagggaagataaGTAGAAGACAGAGAATGGGTAGGTGACAGGCAAGAGACAGATAAGGCAGCAGAAGAgcacaagcccccccccccatcagcgCCCCGCccaagaagggaaggggagaatatTGAGGGGGACTGGGGGGGTTCTAGTGCTGGCCTGGAGGCTGGGAAATCCTCCAGAGGTCTAGCCTCCACCCTGGCCTCAGCATCAGCCCCAGAAGGGGGCTTCCTCGGCCTCATAGCACCCCAGCTTGGAGCAGTTTCCTACCTAAggctctctctggacctcagcccCTCTTTGTGCTAGCTCTGAGGCCTCTCTGCAAACCAGGCTAGCCCTAgaagcttgggggtgggggaagactgTGTGAGACCGCTAGGTCAGACTGGCCATCCCCCTGCATCCAAGCAGCGGGGGTTCTCTGTCATTGGGAGGAAGGTGTGTGTTCATGCTTGGGAGGACTCCAGCAATGCCCTGAGGGAGGCACTGGAGGAGCTCTGGATAGAGTATTGttctagggtcaggaagacctgagtgcaaatcctgcctcaaatgcttactagctgtgtgaccctgggtgagtcctTTGTCCTGTCTCAGTCTTGGTTTCCTAAAATGGAGCTAATTAAAGGCCCAACCTCACAGGATTAAATGGGATCAGTTACCTATCTAAAGTGAGCTACGAATAGCAGCTCTCGTTATCTCTTGGGCCATGggatcctcagttttcttctaaGATGAGAACAAGGGGGCTGGCACTTGGCCCCAGGGCCTGGCTTGAGGAGAGACAGGGCAGGCCATGAGTTAGGTCCTGGAGGAGTGGCGGGGCTGGCTGCACTCATCTAGGCAAGGGTGTGGGGAATgtcactgacttgcccagggagggCAGATGGTGAGTGCTGGTCACTCAGGATGGGCCTCCTCCTTTGGATGGAGCTCAGAGAGGGCATGCTATCAGGGATGAGGGGGCAGGTGATCAGAACCCAGCTCTGTATGGGCATATGGAGGGGGGCCACAACTTGGGAAGGGGACAGGCCACCTATGGGGGGGCTTCTAGGGCAGGGGACTCATGGAGGGTGGGGCTGTGTCCAGGGCAGGGCACTCGGCCGGGCGGAGGGCGGGCAGCCCGAAGGAGGGCCTGCCCTGGCCCCAAGCCGCCAGAGTCCCCAGACCGATGGTGGGTACCTGGGGTCGGGCAGCGGCTCAGGATCTCGCAGGGGCCGGGGAAGGTCGCGCCAGATCAGCTCCCGCGCTTCCTGCCCGTGGCCCCGCCTCCAGGGTTTCCCCGCCCCAAGGGGGAGGAGCCCAGATGCCGCCCCCGCCCCGACCACCCGGAGCCCGCCATGCGGCGCCCATATTACCGCCGCTTTCCCCAGGCCCATTGTGCGCGTGCGCACGGGTATCTGCGTGcgcggggcgggggagggagggattccTTGGACTTCACGGAGCCTCTAGGGGGCGCTTCTGCCTACGCGGGCCCGCGCCCTTAGTGCGCTTGCGCCCGATGACCTTTCCGGCTGGGCCCGGAGGCACATGTGCGCCCAGAGTGGGCCGATTGGCCTCACGTGCTTCCGGGCCCGGCGCATGCTGGGACGGGAAGTTTACCGCGGCGCCGGGCACGCGCGGAGCGTAGCGCGCCGGGGTTGGTAGGCGCCGATGTGGGGGCGTCCTGGCGAACTGGCCAACCGGGGAGCGTCCGTTTTTTCCGCAGGGCGCCGCCAGGCGGCACGCGGCCTTACGGCCCTCCTGTAAGCCTGAAGCGTCTAAGGGGGCCGCTTCCCGCCCCAGCCGCCGAGCGCCGGCACCCCCCCAGTCCCGCGGACGATGGTCCGAACCCACCTCTCATTGGTCAATCCCCGGGGACGTCAGCGCGCCCGGGCGGAAGAGGCGGGAGCGGCGGGCTTCCTCCCGGAGGCTCATGGGTAGAGGTTTAATCCCCGCCCCTGCCGCCTTCTCTTCCTTTCCGGGCCTTGACGCCACCGTGGTTGGACTCTCCGTGGGCCCTGCCGCTCCCGCAGCTCCCGCAGCGCCAGGCCGCGATCTCCGGACCGGACCCGAGTAGAGCCTAGACCGCCGAGTGAGTAGCGGGGCGGGGACCGGGCCTAGGCCTGGAGAAGGAAGAGCTCGCGGCGCGGCCTGCCTCGTGTTGCGCCCGCGGGGCCTGGCGCCGAGCCCGGTGTCTGGCGCGGCGGGGCTGGGCCTTAGAGCCCGCCAGCGTTCCGCGTGGGGAAGGTGGCCGGGACCGGCCTAGCACCCGGAGCCGGTGGGAGGGATGGGCCGCGGCTCACGGGGCTCCTCTCCCCTCAGCATGCGCTACGTGGCCGCCTACCTCCTGGCCGTCCTCGGCGGCAACGACTCCCCTAACTCCAAGGACCTGAAGAAGATCCTGGACAGCGTGGGCATCGAGACGGACGAGGAGCGCATGAAGAAGGTGGGCGGCGGGGCCGGGGGCCGGGGCCCGGGGTCCGGGCCGCCTTCCCCGGGGCCGCCTTTGACTGCTCCCT from Dromiciops gliroides isolate mDroGli1 chromosome 6, mDroGli1.pri, whole genome shotgun sequence encodes the following:
- the PIDD1 gene encoding p53-induced death domain-containing protein 1, which gives rise to MRAIPLETPSPASARLPGTLKHAHTTRHQVEAQEKEEEEEKEDVEKDAEDAVAAALDPSSLLASDRLSLDLYPGGCGLLLRLLREQGSQLQQVRFLRLNCNEELVGAALAVIPRLRSLCSLVLKGGHRRDDRGSYLRGSLSTLPPCLSDLAHLVHLDLSFNNLKVLPACIPQMTGLDALLLSHNLLQRLPESLGALHALTFLSVSNNCLQTLPTGMAQLTALQRLDLSENCLDAVPEEIGALSSLTELNLASNRLQSLPDSMANLQSLRLLFLHSNLLDSVPPSLASLPLLTQLDLRDNRLRAVPREIQEAPFVRLQGNPLGVPEPTPAAPPGESPARDVPRVLLASDADSFTVTSRGCSVALACGVRMLFPPGATPTPTTVHYQQLTPEPRLVWLGPHDALLSAVLELRPHGTPFQQEVHLWLPFVPPRARRGCQVVVRTRSGQTWEDLDTHLEKEEEPKRLWASCRVPHFSWFLVVSRPVEDSCRVPREGALLCSSGDPRVKVIFPAGVTAEPRHIRMQVVMVSDWALGGDTEAAVSPLLCLSQDSAHNFLGPVTVQLPLPRGITGPSLDRTHLHLLHGDPQLPAWDDITAQVALELTHLYARFQVTHFSWYWLWYTTKSCVEGLARKVYDRLRLYRVNFIALQRRRDPEQVLLQCLPGKKVEPTLKRLQPRYRGPEPSDTVELFEGEHFFAAFERGINVDADRPDCVAGRITFVFYSHLKNMKEIYVTSSVDRKMQAVKGQVSFYRGAVPETVPEEAVRRRKGPDALWLATLPIKLPRLPQGEGQGPFEGLTLASLNLGDAESGFLTQSNLVTVARRLGPDWQSVALHLGLSYPEVQRIQYSNRDDLDGQVRHMLFSWAERQAGQPGSIQQLLEALEQSDRQDVAEEVRAILELGRSKYRESIRRVGLASEEDPVSATA